The following are from one region of the Chlamydiota bacterium genome:
- a CDS encoding NADH-quinone oxidoreductase subunit M, which produces MSILTYILLSPLMGALSILFLPKEKETWIRRVAVIATSIPLALALFVWARYDRGLGGYQFVNQISWVKSLGISYHVGVDGIGIVMILLQGFCAFTGVLISYSIKTRIKEYFVFFLFLITSVYGVFISLDLFLFYFFYEMAVIPMYPLIGIWGSTNKEYATMKLTLYITSGAVLSLVALLVLYFSTGLTTFSIPELEQFLSIHPLNSQLQIWLFPLITIGFGVIASLWPFHTWSPMGYAAAPSAVSMLHAGVLKKLGAYAIIRIAINLLPEGAHYWAKPLAYLASLNMIYCGWIALTQKDMKFIVGYSSCSHMGYVLLGIACLNSEGLNGAILMIFAHGIMAALSFALIGHCYNETHTRMVEEFGGLAKKLPFIATCFSMAAMASSGLPGFANFVAEILIFLGAWSRHPFQGILAVFGIIITATYLLRMIRGVFFGPLNPRWNHVQDVKSFFQKIPFVLLIAVLLIVGFWPSLLINLIDQGTSKIIHRSEKNTTRAVACQATHQMKGEA; this is translated from the coding sequence ATGAGCATTCTTACTTACATTTTACTATCCCCTTTGATGGGCGCCCTATCCATTCTCTTCCTTCCCAAAGAGAAAGAGACGTGGATTCGTCGTGTGGCCGTCATTGCAACCTCCATACCGCTTGCTTTGGCCCTTTTTGTCTGGGCCCGTTACGATCGGGGGCTCGGAGGATATCAATTTGTCAATCAGATTTCCTGGGTCAAATCACTCGGCATTTCCTATCACGTCGGTGTAGATGGAATAGGGATCGTCATGATTCTACTTCAAGGCTTTTGTGCCTTTACAGGCGTTCTTATTTCATACTCCATTAAAACAAGAATTAAAGAATATTTTGTGTTTTTTCTCTTCCTCATTACAAGCGTTTACGGCGTTTTTATTTCATTGGATCTTTTCCTTTTCTATTTTTTTTACGAAATGGCTGTGATCCCCATGTATCCTCTCATTGGGATTTGGGGCTCCACCAACAAAGAATATGCCACGATGAAGCTAACGCTTTATATCACGAGCGGAGCCGTTCTTTCCCTGGTCGCATTATTGGTCCTTTATTTTTCAACAGGGCTTACTACATTTAGCATTCCAGAGCTAGAGCAATTCTTGAGCATTCATCCTTTAAATTCTCAACTGCAAATTTGGCTTTTCCCACTCATCACGATTGGATTTGGAGTGATCGCTTCCCTCTGGCCTTTTCACACTTGGTCCCCCATGGGTTATGCGGCTGCTCCTTCAGCTGTGAGCATGCTTCATGCCGGAGTCTTAAAGAAATTAGGGGCCTATGCCATCATTCGCATTGCCATTAATCTTCTCCCTGAAGGCGCCCATTATTGGGCAAAACCCCTCGCCTATTTAGCTTCTCTCAACATGATTTACTGCGGCTGGATTGCCCTCACACAAAAAGATATGAAATTTATTGTCGGGTACTCAAGCTGTAGTCACATGGGCTACGTTCTGTTGGGCATTGCCTGTCTTAATTCAGAAGGCTTGAATGGCGCTATCCTCATGATTTTTGCCCATGGAATTATGGCCGCCCTTTCTTTTGCCTTGATTGGTCATTGCTATAATGAAACCCATACACGAATGGTTGAGGAGTTCGGAGGTCTGGCAAAAAAACTTCCCTTCATTGCGACTTGTTTTAGCATGGCAGCGATGGCTTCAAGCGGACTTCCTGGATTTGCCAATTTTGTGGCTGAAATTCTTATTTTTTTAGGGGCCTGGAGCCGCCACCCTTTTCAAGGGATTCTAGCTGTTTTTGGAATTATTATTACCGCAACCTATCTCCTACGAATGATTCGAGGCGTCTTCTTTGGCCCTCTCAATCCCCGCTGGAATCACGTTCAGGATGTAAAAAGCTTTTTTCAGAAAATTCCTTTTGTGCTTCTCATCGCGGTCCTCCTGATCGTTGGATTTTGGCCTTCTTTATTAATAAACCTTATTGATCAGGGAACATCCAAAATCATTCATCGTTCTGAAAAGAATACGACTCGAGCCGTCGCTTGCCAAGCGACTCATCAGATGAAAGGGGAAGCATGA
- the nuoK gene encoding NADH-quinone oxidoreductase subunit NuoK produces MISLQHYLILSGILFTTGILGVLLRRNALMILLSLEIMLNAVNLSFVAFSRFSGNLDGQIFVFFIMTIAAAEVAVGLAILITLFRNKKSVDTDYIKSLRW; encoded by the coding sequence ATGATTTCCTTACAGCATTATCTCATTTTAAGTGGGATTCTTTTCACCACAGGCATTTTGGGCGTTCTTTTAAGGAGAAATGCCTTAATGATTTTGCTTTCTCTAGAGATCATGCTCAATGCCGTTAATTTATCTTTTGTTGCGTTTTCACGTTTTTCCGGCAATCTGGATGGACAAATTTTTGTTTTTTTTATCATGACCATTGCAGCAGCTGAAGTGGCAGTAGGTCTTGCAATTTTAATCACGCTTTTTAGAAACAAGAAATCTGTTGATACGGATTATATTAAATCTTTACGATGGTAA
- a CDS encoding NADH-quinone oxidoreductase subunit J, translated as MLESILFYCFATLAVITALLVIFTRHPVYSVLYLVLTMFALAALYLMLHAYFVAAIQLIVYAGAILVLFLFVVMLLNLDQEGEESFRSGPARWFAVPIALSFVTELYFVLAPFLQNPSKMIPSSEGTIEAVGHLLFTKHLLPFEIISFVLLTAILGVTVLSKKGWK; from the coding sequence ATGTTAGAATCTATTCTCTTTTACTGTTTTGCCACTTTAGCGGTCATAACAGCCTTGCTTGTTATTTTTACAAGACATCCTGTTTATTCCGTTCTTTATCTGGTTTTAACCATGTTTGCCCTGGCAGCCCTCTACCTCATGCTTCATGCTTATTTTGTGGCCGCTATTCAACTCATCGTTTACGCAGGCGCTATTCTTGTTCTCTTTCTCTTTGTCGTCATGCTTCTCAATCTTGACCAGGAAGGGGAAGAATCTTTTCGCTCGGGCCCAGCTCGTTGGTTTGCGGTTCCTATCGCCCTTTCTTTTGTAACAGAACTTTATTTTGTTCTAGCACCTTTTTTGCAAAACCCATCTAAAATGATTCCGTCGAGTGAGGGAACAATTGAAGCCGTCGGGCATTTGCTTTTTACTAAACACCTTTTACCTTTTGAAATTATCTCCTTCGTGCTTTTAACAGCTATTCTAGGGGTAACGGTGTTATCAAAAAAAGGATGGAAATGA
- the nuoL gene encoding NADH-quinone oxidoreductase subunit L translates to MIWLILFSPLIACVIITLLTLRYPQLSAGVAMTGLLISFVATLALFIQSFHPGWHPQENSIIWIHIESIQLEIGWILDKLSLLMLLVVTGIGSTIFIYSLGYMEKDPGKSRYFASLSLFAFSMLGIILSNNFIQMFIFWELVGASSYLLIGFWFEKDSAADAGNKAFLVNRVGDFGFMLGILLCWTICSQGTAQGTFNFHQIESILPRLFELGLVHPGTLALVGTLIFCGVLGKSAQFPLHVWLPDAMEGPTPVSALIHAATMVAAGIYLLARLFFLFDSSPDAMILISYIGGFTSIFAASIALVQNDIKRILAYSTLSQLGLMVMAMGLGAKTAGMYHLATHAFFKALLFLGAGSVIHALHTQNIWEMGALSKKMSVTTLTFLIGSLALAAVFPFSGFWSKDEILLVALQNNSFLYKTGLIVTWMTAFYMSRAVFVAFLGPKKWKHAPHESPKVMTGPLIILAIGAVVTGFIGIPEWISGSAHEPLNQHLAILSQGIVFSGVLCAFLLYSWRNAQGAHFLKKIFRIPHEILIQKYYIDPLYQWIVDYVQQTIAISCQLFDRYILMRLWVNGVAKTTRTSGEILRFCQTGRVQTYALIFFAGVAGLVFVLLLR, encoded by the coding sequence ATGATTTGGCTCATTTTATTTTCGCCATTAATAGCTTGCGTCATCATTACCCTTCTTACACTGCGCTATCCTCAATTGAGCGCTGGGGTTGCTATGACAGGTCTTTTAATTTCATTTGTTGCAACGCTTGCTTTATTTATCCAATCGTTTCATCCAGGCTGGCACCCTCAAGAAAACTCGATTATATGGATTCACATCGAATCTATCCAGCTCGAGATCGGATGGATTCTAGACAAATTATCCTTACTCATGCTTCTCGTGGTAACCGGAATTGGCAGCACTATTTTTATTTATTCTCTGGGGTACATGGAAAAGGACCCTGGAAAATCGCGTTATTTTGCCTCTTTAAGTCTCTTTGCATTTTCAATGCTAGGGATTATTCTTTCAAATAATTTTATCCAAATGTTTATTTTCTGGGAATTGGTTGGAGCCAGTTCTTATCTCTTAATTGGATTCTGGTTTGAGAAGGATAGTGCTGCTGATGCAGGAAATAAGGCATTTCTTGTAAATCGGGTGGGAGATTTTGGTTTCATGCTGGGGATTCTTTTGTGTTGGACCATCTGCAGCCAAGGAACTGCGCAAGGCACCTTTAATTTTCATCAAATTGAATCGATTTTACCTCGACTGTTTGAATTAGGTCTTGTCCATCCAGGGACGCTCGCTCTCGTCGGAACTTTAATTTTTTGCGGCGTTTTAGGAAAATCGGCCCAATTTCCATTGCACGTTTGGCTGCCAGATGCCATGGAAGGCCCTACTCCTGTTAGCGCCCTCATTCATGCCGCCACCATGGTTGCCGCAGGTATTTATTTATTGGCACGGCTCTTTTTCCTCTTTGACTCATCCCCTGATGCGATGATTCTGATTTCATATATAGGAGGATTTACTTCTATTTTTGCAGCAAGCATCGCCTTGGTTCAAAATGATATTAAGCGTATCTTGGCTTATTCTACCTTGAGCCAATTGGGCCTGATGGTGATGGCCATGGGCCTTGGCGCAAAAACGGCCGGAATGTACCATTTAGCAACTCATGCCTTTTTTAAAGCGCTTCTTTTCTTGGGAGCGGGCAGTGTGATTCATGCCCTTCACACCCAAAATATTTGGGAAATGGGTGCGCTTTCAAAAAAAATGTCTGTAACGACTTTGACATTTCTCATTGGGTCATTGGCCCTGGCTGCCGTTTTTCCCTTCAGCGGTTTTTGGAGTAAAGATGAAATTCTTCTTGTAGCCCTTCAAAATAATTCTTTCCTTTATAAAACAGGACTCATCGTCACCTGGATGACCGCCTTTTACATGTCTCGAGCCGTCTTTGTCGCTTTTCTGGGCCCCAAAAAATGGAAACATGCCCCTCACGAATCACCTAAGGTAATGACAGGACCCCTCATTATTTTAGCGATCGGTGCTGTTGTCACAGGTTTTATTGGAATTCCAGAATGGATTTCGGGCTCAGCTCATGAGCCCCTGAACCAACATCTCGCCATCCTTTCTCAAGGAATTGTGTTTTCGGGTGTTCTATGCGCATTTCTTCTTTATTCTTGGAGAAATGCCCAGGGTGCTCACTTCTTGAAAAAAATTTTTAGAATTCCCCATGAAATTCTCATTCAAAAATACTATATCGACCCTCTTTATCAATGGATCGTGGACTATGTTCAACAAACGATCGCGATTTCTTGCCAACTTTTTGATCGTTATATTCTGATGCGTCTTTGGGTAAATGGTGTAGCAAAAACAACCCGAACCAGTGGTGAAATTTTAAGATTTTGCCAAACAGGAAGAGTGCAGACGTATGCGCTTATTTTCTTCGCTGGAGTTGCAGGATTGGTGTTTGTTCTTTTATTGAGATAA